The Immundisolibacter sp. genome includes a region encoding these proteins:
- the nadA gene encoding quinolinate synthase NadA, translating to MSIDTLYATPVTDYPRTADVERPEPAGAERAALEARIRELLKAQDAVLVAHYYVDDALQALAESSGGYVSDSLDMARFGHEHPASTLIVAGVRFMGETAKILNPEKRVLMPELEATCSLDLGCPIDRFAAFCDQHPDRTVVVYANTSAAVKARADWMVTSSCAVDIVAHLRDQGQKILWAPDKHLGAYIKEQTGADMLLWDGACIVHEEFKGAELEALRRQHPKARVLVHPESPASVIAQADVVGSTSRMVQAVRDVDADEFIVATDRGIFHKMRQLAPGKRLIEAPTAGKSATCRSCAHCPWMAMNSLSALLHALETGAGEIHVDPVIGARARLPIERMLDFTRRQKLQTAGDA from the coding sequence ATGTCCATCGATACCCTGTACGCCACCCCGGTCACTGACTATCCGCGCACCGCGGACGTGGAGCGTCCGGAGCCGGCCGGCGCCGAGCGCGCGGCGCTGGAGGCGCGCATCCGCGAGCTGCTGAAGGCGCAGGACGCCGTGCTGGTGGCGCATTACTACGTGGACGACGCGCTGCAGGCGCTGGCCGAATCCAGCGGCGGCTACGTGTCCGACTCGCTCGACATGGCGCGCTTCGGCCACGAGCATCCGGCCTCGACGTTGATCGTGGCTGGCGTGCGCTTCATGGGCGAGACGGCCAAGATCCTGAACCCCGAAAAGCGTGTGCTGATGCCGGAATTGGAGGCCACCTGCTCGCTGGACCTGGGCTGCCCCATCGACCGCTTTGCGGCTTTCTGCGACCAGCACCCGGACCGCACGGTGGTGGTGTACGCCAACACCTCGGCGGCGGTGAAGGCGCGCGCCGACTGGATGGTGACCTCGTCCTGCGCGGTGGACATCGTGGCCCACCTGCGCGATCAGGGGCAGAAAATCCTGTGGGCGCCGGACAAGCATCTGGGTGCCTACATCAAGGAGCAGACCGGCGCCGACATGCTGCTGTGGGACGGCGCCTGCATCGTGCACGAGGAGTTCAAGGGCGCCGAGCTGGAGGCGCTGCGCCGGCAGCACCCCAAGGCCAGGGTGCTGGTGCACCCGGAATCGCCGGCCAGTGTCATCGCGCAGGCCGACGTGGTCGGCTCCACCAGCCGCATGGTGCAGGCGGTGCGCGACGTGGACGCCGACGAGTTCATCGTCGCCACGGACCGCGGCATCTTCCACAAGATGCGCCAGCTGGCGCCGGGCAAGCGGCTGATCGAGGCGCCCACCGCCGGCAAGAGCGCCACCTGCCGCAGCTGCGCGCACTGCCCGTGGATGGCCATGAACAGCCTGAGCGCGCTGCTGCATGCGCTGGAAACCGGCGCCGGCGAGATTCACGTCGACCCGGTCATCGG